Proteins found in one Pocillopora verrucosa isolate sample1 chromosome 12, ASM3666991v2, whole genome shotgun sequence genomic segment:
- the LOC131770002 gene encoding uncharacterized protein gives MAIPWFPKSVKYYVKSLLSTIIILSLLGVIFYWKSSFLEYDYKRLIRANKPFMLNSIQASYDVRKNQSTTCHNVLSLMRNARWVKRMTVTAREEIQQSNTELQIRKKRGLPLILHRTDRRCGGKPYFLHAPNLDLEIPALCDVTSTAPCCNHKTKWCGAGPNNCNCHRCTDYREEISAELYNWVPFDGCIFANFTTERACSLTSSRVSRLILIGDSLVRHLFNALMILFTNDKERGSLKRVQDPKVKNCRGVMQFVDGGKTACHNKTLTSIPVADETSFCQGKYNFDFALKEYHSMNEAPNILATVRRNINRERTVIAVGVGLHMDLNAEKIQTQIMDPLLNIKKSNGATWPYIIWLSVHALGSVKDTNYDVPSENDRVARFNLSMEKYLSAYGIPVFDTFSLTNGVRSIDGTHFGMGLNMVKAQLFLNFIQESL, from the exons ATGGCTATTCCTTGGTTTCCAAAAT CCGTGAAGTATTATGTGAAAAGCTTGCTGTCTACCATCATAATTTTAAGCCTTTTGGGAGTCATATTTTACTGGAAAAGCTCTTTCTTGGAATACGATTATAAGCGACTTATTCGTGCAAACAAGCCATTTATGCTGAACAGTATTCAAGCCTCATATGATGtaagaaagaaccaatcaaCGACGTGCCACAATGTACTGAGCCTAATGCGAAATGCCAGATGGGTGAAACGTATGACTGTAACAGCAAGAGAGGAAATTCAGCAAAGTAATACGGAGCTTCAGATTCGTAAGAAACGTGGGTTGCCTCTGATCCTACATAGAACTGACAGAAGATGTGGAGGCAAACCATATTTCCTCCACGCTCCCAACCTTGATTTAGAAATTCCTGCTCTCTGTGACGTTACAAGTACAGCACCTTGCTGCAaccacaaaacaaaatggtgTGGGGCTGGACCCAACAACTGCAACTGCCATAGATGTACTGACTATAGGGAAGAGATTTCCGCCGAACTTTACAACTGGGTTCCGTTTGATGGCTGCATATTCGCCAATTTCACCACTGAAAGAGCCTGCAGTCTCACGTCAAGCCGAGTTTCGAGACTGATTCTAATTGGAGACTCTTTAGTAAGACATCTTTTTAACGCATTGatgattttgtttacaaatgatAAGGAAAGAGGAAGTTTGAAACGAGTGCAAGATCCTAAGGTAAAGAATTGCCGAGGTGTTATGCAGTTTGTCGATGGGGGTAAAACTGCTTGTCATAACAAAACCCTGACAAGTATTCCGGTCGCAGATGAAACATCGTTTTGTCAGGGAAAGTATAACTTTGATTTTGCCCTCAAAGAATACCACAGCATGAACGAGGCGCCAAATATTTTGGCCACTGTTCGCCGCAACATAAATAGAGAGAGAACAGTTATTGCTGTGGGTGTTGGACTTCATATGGATTTAAACgcagaaaaaatacaaacgcAAATCATGGATCCTTTGCTTAATATCAAGAAATCCAATGGTGCAACGTGGCCGTATATAATATGGCTTTCAGTGCACGCTCTTGGAAGTGTAAAGGATACAAACTACGATGTCCCATCTGAAAACGATCGTGTCGCACGTTTTAACTTGAGCATGGAAAAATATCTATCAGCTTACGGCATTCCAGTGTTTGATACTTTTAGTTTGACTAATGGCGTACGGAGTATAGATGGCACACACTTTGGGATGGGACTAAATATGGTTAAAGCCCAGCTTTTTCTAAACTTCATACAAGAATCACTTTAG
- the LOC136277153 gene encoding adenosine receptor A2a-like gives MATTNFTDGGSKIKTIQELACSPSSADGLQQPSIYLAAVNMFLSVTAFLGNFLILVALRKESSLCPPSKLLYRCLAISDLLVGLVTQPLYATYWMSLVYEQRSLCLYTYYTACITGFTLYSVSLLTITAISVDRLLALLLGLRYRQIVTLKRTSIITTTFWIVSVVAALCYILDNRITLSFGCTVIPSCLVISITLYSKIFRTLRHQQARVQDRFQQQPGQPNALNIARYRKAVYSALWVQLALVICYAPYDIVVTMIILRKSYSSHLIVCKDILVVFAHFDSSLNPFLFCWRIGEVKQAVKQTIRQTLCL, from the coding sequence ATGGCGACAACAAATTTTACAGATGGTGGGTCTAAGATAAAAACAATCCAAGAACTGGCATGTTCCCCTTCTTCAGCTGATGGATTACAACAACCATCAATTTATCTCGCTGCAGTCAACATGTTCCTCTCAGTCACTGCGTTTCTTGGGAATTTTCTCATTCTTGTTGCCCTTCGCAAGGAGTCTTCCCTTTGTCCGCCATCCAAGCTCTTATATCGATGTCTGGCAATAAgtgatctgttggttggtcttgttactCAGCCTCTTTAtgctacttattggatgtccttAGTTTACGAACAACGGAGTCTTTGTCTATATACATACTACACCGCCTGCATAACAGGCTTTACCTTGTATTCAGTGTCTTTGTTGACAAtaacggccataagcgtggacagacttctggCCCTGTTGTTagggctgagatacagacaaattgtaACGTTGAAGCGCACAAGTATCATTACAACTACCTTTTGGATTGTATCTGTTGTCGCCGCTTTATGCTACATTTTAGATAACCGCATAACCCTTTCTTTTGGTTGTACAGTTATACCATCTTGTCTAGTGATCTCAATCACATTGTACTCAAAGATTTTTCGCACTCTCAGGCATCAACAGGCTCGAGTACAAGATCGTTTTCAGCAGCAGCCAggccaaccaaatgcactgaacatcgCAAGATACAGAAAagcagtgtacagtgcactgtgggtgcagcTTGCTTTAGTTATTTGTTATGCACCATATGATATTGTGGTAACTATGATCATTTTAAGAAAGTCATATTCATCACATCTCATCGTCTGTAAAGACATTCTGGTAGTTTTTGCCCACTTTGACTCCTCTTtaaatccttttcttttttgctggAGGATTGGTGAAGtaaaacaagcagtaaagcagacaatcagacaaacaCTTTGTCTATAG